One Spinacia oleracea cultivar Varoflay chromosome 4, BTI_SOV_V1, whole genome shotgun sequence DNA segment encodes these proteins:
- the LOC110797236 gene encoding uncharacterized protein, with protein MDRRWKYSAAESSRRDKKHEREEDLFGGDFGKEFRLPINHRPTENVNLDNVEQASEDRQMSSSNIGFKLLQKMGWRGKGLGKDEQGITEPIKSGMRDPKLGIGKQEEDDYYTAEENIQRRKLDIEVEETDEVARKREVLAEREQKIQTEVKEIRKVFFCDLCNKQYKLAMEFEAHLSSYDHNHRKRFKEMREMHGSNRDDRLKREMQRQEKEMAKFSQIADARKQQQTQEQEEQQQQEQEQSGNTPVMDATTAASAPVDIDQRKALKFGFSAKSGTAKSSFNIAAKKKPKVPVVSIFGNDSDEDQS; from the exons ATGGACCGTAGATGGAAATACAGTGCAGCAGAATCAAGCCGGCGAGATAAAAAACATGAAAGGGAAGAG GATTTGTTTGGTGGGGATTTTGGCAAAGAATTTCGCTTGCCAATCAACCACAGGCCTACTGAGAATGTTAATTTGGATAACGTTGAACAAGCATCAGAGGACAGGCAAATGTCATCATCTAATATTGGGTTCAAGCTTCTTCAGAAAATGGGATGGAGAGGGAAGGGACTTGGAAAGGATGAGCAAG GTATAACTGAGCCAATAAAATCGGGCATGCGAGATCCGAAACTAGGCATTGGAAAGCAAGAAGAAGATGATTACTATACGGCAGAAGAAAATATACAGCGTAGAAAGCTTGACATCGAGGTGGAGGAAACAGATGAAGTTGCAAGGAAGAGAGAG GTGTTGGCAGAACGGGAGCAAAAAATTCAGACTGAGGTGAAGGAAATACGCAAAGTATTTTTCTGCGATCTGTGTAACAAGCAATACAAGTTGGCTATGGAATTTGAAGCTCACCTGAGCTCCTATGATCACAATCATAGAAAG CGCTTTAAGGAGATGAGAGAGATGCATGGTAGCAACCGCGATGACCGGCTAAAGCGAGAAATGCAACGACAAGAGAAAGAGATGGCCAAGTTTTCCCAAAT TGCTGATGCTCGCAAGCAGCAGCAAACACAAGAGCAAGAGGAACAGCAACAGCAAGAACAAGAGCAGTCTGGAAATACTCCTGTTATGGATGCAACAACAGCTGCTAGTGCACCTGTTGATATTGATCAGCGAAAAGCACTGAAATTTGGCTTTTCCGCTAAAAGTGGCACAGCTAAG AGCTCATTCAACATTGCTGCTAAGAAGAAGCCGAAGGTACCAGTGGTCTCTATCTTTGGAAATGACAGTGATGAAGATCAGTCCTGA